A region from the Sulfurivermis fontis genome encodes:
- a CDS encoding ABC transporter permease subunit: MTDTVAQAVPVDGARVSLLPSGEKRASLRRWRYAKDRISRYGVAAGGLGVVFALALIFVYLFWEVFPMLRPASVEPVSTYTLPAGVAGEQVVDMATERYTEVASVYGRDGSVTFLEPRTGVVRKRLHLPIPQGAEVVSSAQTEVKYGVRAYGLSDGRALVSKHEYTLTYPDDVRHIEPDITYPLGDAPLLLDEQGAPLTVIGIQTAGEGYALAGATADGRLTLAIYRAAVSFMTGEVEVKRSSYSLPPVPGRPTHILINKTTRNLFVADDAGYIHHYDIVYPDEAKLVESVRVVQEGVRINAMRYLAGTVSIIVGGSDGSVAQWFPVRDEQNKYHLTRIREFKSHPAAITFIAPEYARKGFVVGDAGGNIGVHFTTSARTLLMEKVAEAAITGLAVSPVNDTLLVTDVGNQMRFLDLYNRHPEISFKALWGKVWYENRAGEDYVWQASSGSDDFEPKFSLAPLTLGTIKAAFFAMMFAIPLAIMGALYTAYFMTPRLRGFVKPSIEIMEALPTVILGFLAGLWLAPFMENNLPAVFSILLLMPVAMLLVAYGWANLPARLRLLVPPGWEAAILMPVILLVGWLCIVMSPTLEVWFFNGSMRQWLTDVGITYDQRNALVVGIAMGFAVIPTIFSIAEDAIFTVPRHLTQGSLALGATPWQTMVGVVLPTASPGIFAAVMMGFGRAVGETMIVLMATGNSPVMNFNIFEGMRTLSANIAVELPETPLGSTHFRVLFLAALVLLVLTFVMNTVAEIVRQRLRKRYSTL, encoded by the coding sequence ATGACCGATACCGTCGCCCAAGCTGTCCCCGTGGACGGCGCCCGTGTGTCCCTGCTGCCCAGTGGCGAGAAGCGTGCCAGCCTGCGGCGCTGGCGCTATGCCAAGGACCGCATCTCCCGTTACGGCGTCGCCGCCGGTGGCCTCGGTGTGGTGTTTGCCCTGGCGCTGATCTTCGTTTACCTGTTCTGGGAAGTTTTTCCCATGCTGCGTCCGGCCAGCGTCGAGCCGGTGAGCACCTATACCCTGCCGGCCGGAGTCGCTGGCGAACAGGTGGTCGATATGGCCACCGAGCGCTATACCGAAGTGGCCAGTGTGTATGGCCGTGATGGCAGTGTCACCTTCCTCGAACCGCGTACCGGAGTTGTGCGCAAGCGCCTGCATCTGCCCATCCCGCAGGGGGCGGAAGTGGTGAGCAGCGCGCAAACGGAAGTGAAATACGGTGTGCGTGCCTACGGCCTGTCGGATGGCCGCGCCCTGGTCAGCAAGCATGAATACACCCTGACCTATCCGGACGATGTGCGCCACATCGAGCCGGACATCACCTATCCCCTGGGTGACGCCCCGTTGCTGCTGGATGAGCAGGGCGCGCCGCTGACCGTGATCGGTATCCAGACCGCAGGCGAAGGCTATGCCCTGGCCGGCGCCACGGCCGACGGCCGCCTCACCCTGGCCATCTATCGCGCGGCGGTGTCGTTCATGACCGGCGAGGTGGAGGTGAAGCGTAGTTCCTATTCCCTGCCGCCGGTGCCGGGCCGCCCCACCCACATCCTGATCAACAAGACCACGCGCAACCTGTTCGTGGCCGATGATGCCGGCTATATCCATCACTACGACATCGTCTACCCCGACGAGGCGAAGCTGGTGGAGAGCGTGCGTGTGGTGCAGGAGGGTGTGCGCATCAACGCCATGCGCTATCTCGCCGGTACGGTATCCATCATCGTCGGCGGTTCCGACGGCAGCGTGGCGCAGTGGTTCCCGGTGCGCGACGAGCAGAACAAGTATCACCTGACGCGCATCCGCGAGTTCAAGTCGCATCCCGCGGCCATCACCTTCATCGCACCGGAGTACGCGCGTAAGGGATTCGTCGTCGGTGATGCCGGCGGCAACATCGGTGTGCACTTCACCACCTCGGCCCGTACCCTGCTGATGGAAAAGGTGGCCGAGGCCGCCATCACCGGCCTGGCCGTCTCGCCGGTAAACGACACTTTGCTGGTAACCGATGTCGGCAACCAGATGCGTTTTCTCGACCTGTACAACCGCCACCCGGAGATTTCGTTCAAGGCGCTGTGGGGTAAGGTATGGTACGAAAACCGTGCCGGTGAAGATTACGTCTGGCAGGCCTCCTCCGGCAGCGACGACTTCGAACCCAAGTTCAGCCTGGCGCCCTTGACCCTGGGTACCATCAAGGCCGCCTTCTTCGCCATGATGTTCGCCATTCCCCTCGCCATCATGGGTGCGTTGTACACCGCCTATTTCATGACCCCGCGCCTGCGCGGCTTCGTCAAGCCGAGCATCGAGATCATGGAGGCGCTGCCGACGGTGATCCTCGGCTTCCTCGCCGGCCTGTGGCTGGCGCCGTTCATGGAAAACAACCTGCCGGCGGTGTTCAGTATCCTGCTGCTGATGCCGGTGGCCATGCTGCTGGTGGCCTATGGTTGGGCCAACCTGCCGGCGCGGCTGCGTCTGCTGGTGCCGCCCGGCTGGGAGGCGGCGATCCTGATGCCGGTGATCCTGCTGGTGGGCTGGCTGTGCATCGTCATGAGCCCGACGCTGGAGGTGTGGTTCTTCAACGGCAGCATGCGCCAGTGGCTGACTGATGTCGGCATCACCTACGACCAGCGCAACGCCCTGGTTGTCGGTATCGCCATGGGCTTCGCCGTGATCCCCACCATCTTCTCCATCGCCGAGGACGCGATCTTCACCGTGCCGCGCCACCTGACCCAGGGGTCCCTGGCGCTGGGCGCGACGCCGTGGCAGACCATGGTGGGCGTGGTGCTGCCCACCGCCAGCCCCGGCATCTTCGCCGCGGTGATGATGGGCTTCGGCCGCGCCGTGGGCGAGACGATGATCGTGCTGATGGCCACCGGCAACAGCCCGGTCATGAACTT